The nucleotide sequence AATATTCATCATAAGTTTTCGCCAATTGATAGGGTAAATAAGAGGCAGGTTGATAACTTCCCTCACCGTGAATTAAATGAACATCTGCCCCTCTTAAATACAATTCTTCGGTAATGGTTGCTCCTAATTTCCCACTAAAACGGTTAGTCAGACGACGAATATTATCAATGGGTACCGGTGTAGGTCCTCCGGTTACGAGAATCGAGATATCCTTGAGAGGAGAATGGCTCACCAGTCTGCACACTTCTACGACGATATCCCGTTCATGAGGAATATTATGCTTACCATAAGCGTCTCTAGGCGGCATAATGGCTACACCCAGACTATGCAGGGTTTTTAACGATTCGCTCAGAATCGCATTGTGTAGACTGCCGTGCATGGTGGGAACTATCATAATGTTAGTTTTGCCCTGTTCCATGCGTCCCAAGGCTGAGGCTAAAGTTGAGGTAATGACTCCATCAGCGATTCCATAGCGCATTTTATTAATAGTATTGTAAGTAGCGGGAGCCACCACATAAGCGTCAAACGGACTACTATCACTGAGATGTTCGGCGGCTGAGGTTAACTTAGTCACCACTGGGTGAGTGGTACTCCATTCTAGACTGTCGATAGTGACATATCGTAAAGCCTCAGAAGAGGTAAAGGCGACGACATCAGCCCCTTCTCGCCGTAAAGCACGGGCAATAAAAGGGGTTTTGATAGCGGCTATTCCCCCTGTAATCAGTAGGGCGATGCGTTTGCCTTGTAGATGAGTTCCTTCTAAAGGTACATCATGATCCCCTAAGTCTGAGGGGGAAGGCGGACTAAAATCCCAGTGTTTACTCTGATTCATTTGATTATTTAATCGACTATACAGGGACATTTAAGCTGGTGGCATTTCCACCTGAATAGGAATAGGAGATGCTCCCCACCTGTTCTGTTGTTTGATGGGTTCGGTAATCACCTAAAAAAATACGGGAGCGCGGAAGCCTCGTTAATTTATTGCGAGGGGGAAGCGCGACTCGCTGGTTTTAACCCGCGTCTAAAATTCATAAGCATAACCATCATTTTTATGTACTACCCGACAATTTTTGTGGCTAATTCCAGTTACCCTTCCAGACTTACTTGCAATATCAAAACTTCCAGATGCACGACATAGAACTCTGCCGGCATGAATACCGATTTTTTTCCCAGAAGTTACTATTGCTTTGACAATATCTCCGGTTTGAAATCCTTTATGGATTTTTATTCGGGAACGATGACGAATAGGAAAGCCATATTTATTAGTGCCACACATTTGTCTAGTTCCATGCCCATTAGCTTTAATTAACAAAGGTCTTACTCCTTTTATTATTAATTGCTCAGGAGTTGACTGCCCCACACAAGCAGCATCTAGCCAATGTGTCTTATCAAGATTTTGGCGACACCGATTAAACTTAGTTAATCCGCCTGTACCTACTTCTACTGGTAAATTGAACTGTTTTAATTGATTAAACAATTCCCATCTAGTAGCATTTACCGCAGCCGTATCAGCTAAGGGCTTTTTAGCTTGATCTAGTATTTTTTTAGCTAAGTCTTGTTTCCCTTTTAGAAACGATAGGACATCTCTGTTACCCTTTTTTTGATTACAGGGTTGACAAGCAATCCCTAAATTAGAAACTCGATTACTACCTCCCTTACTTCGGGGTGTTAAATGCTCAATTTCTAATCTAGTATCAGTTTGGCTACAGTAGATACATTTCCGGTTAAATTTCTCTAAAAGGTACTCTCTAACCTCGTAACCCGCTAATTCCCCTTGTTGGTATTCAGTTCCCCTTATTTCAGGGTTCTCAAGAGCTTGGGTGTCGAACCTGACTAACTCGCTCGAAATAGCTGTAATAATTGCTAATCTTGTTAGTTTTCTTACCCAAGTCAAGATGTTATGAACACGGGACATT is from Gloeothece verrucosa PCC 7822 and encodes:
- a CDS encoding phosphopantothenoylcysteine decarboxylase; this encodes MNQSKHWDFSPPSPSDLGDHDVPLEGTHLQGKRIALLITGGIAAIKTPFIARALRREGADVVAFTSSEALRYVTIDSLEWSTTHPVVTKLTSAAEHLSDSSPFDAYVVAPATYNTINKMRYGIADGVITSTLASALGRMEQGKTNIMIVPTMHGSLHNAILSESLKTLHSLGVAIMPPRDAYGKHNIPHERDIVVEVCRLVSHSPLKDISILVTGGPTPVPIDNIRRLTNRFSGKLGATITEELYLRGADVHLIHGEGSYQPASYLPYQLAKTYDEYLALVLEQLSQKKYKIGIFTAAVADYKPETILPGKTPSGGQLKSLNLVPTLKVIEEVKHKFPDLYMVTFKYQEQVSHEALINIAQERIKQGYAAVVANRGEEIESVGEQVAYLVTANQPPQQMIGKKEIAVIIADHLEKILN
- the iscB gene encoding RNA-guided endonuclease IscB codes for the protein MSKVFVLAPNKKPLNPVHSGQARRLLNQGKAAIFRRIPFSIILKKEVNNSANPLRVKIDPGAKTTGLSLVNDQTGEVIWAGELTHRGFAIRESLTSRRQLRRSRRGRKTRYRQPRFNNRKRVDKSLPPSLMSRVHNILTWVRKLTRLAIITAISSELVRFDTQALENPEIRGTEYQQGELAGYEVREYLLEKFNRKCIYCSQTDTRLEIEHLTPRSKGGSNRVSNLGIACQPCNQKKGNRDVLSFLKGKQDLAKKILDQAKKPLADTAAVNATRWELFNQLKQFNLPVEVGTGGLTKFNRCRQNLDKTHWLDAACVGQSTPEQLIIKGVRPLLIKANGHGTRQMCGTNKYGFPIRHRSRIKIHKGFQTGDIVKAIVTSGKKIGIHAGRVLCRASGSFDIASKSGRVTGISHKNCRVVHKNDGYAYEF